A genomic window from Punica granatum isolate Tunisia-2019 chromosome 2, ASM765513v2, whole genome shotgun sequence includes:
- the LOC116196833 gene encoding acyltransferase-like protein At3g26840, chloroplastic isoform X1: MAAAGGSVFASGFPPGIPRHSYPAPRARRLALISSTQRLFAVSTAEQLPSAPTSVPGPTPTTEGELGQNRRHWKDREPNGSAAASPFMEDEGSELEGKKRLEDFFDLAKDLIRSAGGLPRWFSPLECASRINNSPLLLYLPGIDGTGAGLASQHKKLGKIFDVWCLHIPVMDRTPFTDLVKLIEKTVKSESHNSPNRPIYLVGESLGACLALAVAARNPDLDLVLILSNPATSFNASQAQSLVPLLEIMPDQVQLTHPYLLSLMRGDPLNTLRATSEKALPPQEMVAELSKDLLNMSAFISVLADILPKGTFLWKLQMLKSASAYTNSRLHAVKAQTLLLISERDQLLPSQAEASRLYRAVPGCEIRRYEENGHFLFLVCLPALSLSLSENQEDGNGIDLVTTIKGATFYRRGKSQDYISDYLPPTHSEFIKLYESSKWFNDMTAPVMLSTLEDGTIVRGLAGIPYEGPVLLVGYHMLLGLEIIPLMTQFLIERNIHLRGIAHPMLFPKYKEHGSTLSPFFYDAFHIMGAVPVSGANLFKLFSRKSHVLLYPGGAREALHRKGEEYKLFWPEQAEFVRMAAKFGAKIVPFGTVGEDDIGQVVLDYEDLMKIPYYRDQIRRNTEGNVKLRTTATGEVANQDMHLPGVMPKIPGRFYYLFGKPIDTEGRKQELKDRKKSHELYLEVKSEVERCIAYLQDKREGDPYRSIFSRLVYQTVNGSSSDIPTFEL; the protein is encoded by the exons ATGGCGGCAGCTGGGGGAAGCGTCTTTGCCTCTGGCTTTCCCCCGGGCATTCCCCGTCACTCCTATCCAGCTCCGAGAGCTCGCCGGCTGGCACTCATCAGCTCCACTCAACGACTATTTGCTGTTTCGACAGCTGAGCAGCTGCCCTCTGCTCCTACTTCTGTCCCGGGTCCGACTCCGACTACGGAAGGTGAGTTGGGTCAGAACAGGAGGCATTGGAAGGACAGGGAGCCCAATGGAAGCGCGGCAGCATCGCCGTTCATGGAGGATGAAGGATCAGAGTTAGAGGGGAAGAAGAGGTTGGAGGACTTCTTTGACCTCGCCAAGGATTTGATCAGATCAGCCGGTGGACTGCCGCGGTGGTTCTCTCCTCTGGAGTGCGCGTCTCGCATCAATAATTCTCCTCTGCTCCTCTATCTGCCCG GAATCGACGGTACTGGAGCTGGGCTCGCTTCGCAGCACAAGAAGCTCGGGAA GATTTTCGACGTTTGGTGCTTGCACATTCCAGTTATGGATCGAACACCATTTACAG ATCTTGTAAAATTGATCGAGAAGACAGTGAAATCAGAGAGCCACAATTCGCCGAATAGACCTATTTATCTTGTTGGAGAATCACTGGGAGCATGCCTCGCACTAGCTGTAGCAGCACGTAACCCCGACCTTGATCTCGTACTCATCTTGTCTAACCCAG CAACATCTTTCAATGCATCACAAGCACAATCTCTCGTACCTTTGCTGGAAATCATGCCGGATCAAGTCCAACTTACCCATCCTTACTTACTCAGTTTAATGAGAG GTGATCCTTTGAATACTCTGAGGGCCACTTCGGAGAAAGCACTCCCACCACAAGAAATGGTGGCGGAGCTGTCGAAGGACCTCTTAAACATGTCGGCTTTTATCTCT GTTCTTGCTGATATTCTACCCAAGGGAACATTTCTATGGAAGCTTCAGATGCTTAAGTCGGCTTCAGCATATACGAATTCACGCCTTCATGCAGTTAAAGCACAAACTCTATTGCTTATCAG TGAAAGGGATCAGCTGCTGCCAAGTCAAGCTGAAGCTTCACGGCTCTATCGTGCAGTGCCAGGATGTGAGATTCGTAGATATGAGGAGAATGGTCATTTCCTCTTCTTGGTCTGTCTtcctgctctctctctctctctctcagaaaAC CAGGAAGATGGCAATGGCATTGACTTAGTAACTACAATCAAGGGTGCTACTTTCTACCGTCGCGGCAAGAGCCAGGATTACATATCAGATTACTTGCCACCAACCCATTCCGAGTTCATAAAGCTCTATGAATCAAGCAA ATGGTTTAATGACATGACCGCCCCTGTCATGCTGTCAACTCTGGAGGATGGGACAATCGTCAGAGGCCTCGCCGGGATCCCTTATGAGGGGCCAGTTCTCCTCGTGGGCTATCACATGTTACTAGGACTGGAAATCATCCCTTTGATGACTCAGTTTTTGATTGAGAGGAACATACATTTGCGTGGGATAGCGCATCCTATGTTGTTCCCCAAGTACAAGGAACATGGCAGCACCCTCAGCCCATTTTTTTACGATGCTTTCCACATTATGGGCGCTGTTCCTGTCTCAGGAGCGAACTTATTTAAACTTTTCTCGAGGAAGTCTCACGTCCTACTGTACCCTGGCGGCGCACGTGAAGCCCTTCATAGGAAG GGTGAAGAATACAAGTTATTTTGGCCGGAACAGGCTGAATTCGTCCGAATGGCAGCAAAATTTGGAGCCAAAATAGTACCCTTTGGGACTGTCGGAGAAGATGATATTGGCCAGGTCGTTCTTGATTATGAAGACCTCATGAAGATCCCATATTACAGGGATCAGATAAGGCGCAATACTGAGGGGAATGTAAAGCTGAG GACAACTGCCACGGGAGAGGTAGCAAACCAAGATATGCACCTTCCAGGAGTTATGCCGAAGATCCCGGGTCGGTTCTACTATCTCTTCGGTAAACCAATAGACACTGAAG GGAGGAAGCAGGAACTGAAGGACAGGAAGAAATCCCACGAATTGTACCTCGAAGTCAAGTCCGAGGTCGAGAGATGCATCGCCTACCTTCAAGATAAGAGAGAAGGCGACCCTTACCGAAGCATCTTCTCTAGACTTGTTTATCAGACTGTTAATGGCTCTTCATCCGATATTCCAACATTCGAGCTGTGA
- the LOC116196833 gene encoding acyltransferase-like protein At3g26840, chloroplastic isoform X4 has product MAAAGGSVFASGFPPGIPRHSYPAPRARRLALISSTQRLFAVSTAEQLPSAPTSVPGPTPTTEGELGQNRRHWKDREPNGSAAASPFMEDEGSELEGKKRLEDFFDLAKDLIRSAGGLPRWFSPLECASRINNSPLLLYLPGIDGTGAGLASQHKKLGKIFDVWCLHIPVMDRTPFTDLVKLIEKTVKSESHNSPNRPIYLVGESLGACLALAVAARNPDLDLVLILSNPATSFNASQAQSLVPLLEIMPDQVQLTHPYLLSLMRGDPLNTLRATSEKALPPQEMVAELSKDLLNMSAFISVLADILPKGTFLWKLQMLKSASAYTNSRLHAVKAQTLLLISERDQLLPSQAEASRLYRAVPGCEIRRYEENGHFLFLEDGNGIDLVTTIKGATFYRRGKSQDYISDYLPPTHSEFIKLYESSKWFNDMTAPVMLSTLEDGTIVRGLAGIPYEGPVLLVGYHMLLGLEIIPLMTQFLIERNIHLRGIAHPMLFPKYKEHGSTLSPFFYDAFHIMGAVPVSGANLFKLFSRKSHVLLYPGGAREALHRKGEEYKLFWPEQAEFVRMAAKFGAKIVPFGTVGEDDIGQVVLDYEDLMKIPYYRDQIRRNTEGNVKLRTTATGEVANQDMHLPGVMPKIPGRFYYLFGKPIDTEGRKQELKDRKKSHELYLEVKSEVERCIAYLQDKREGDPYRSIFSRLVYQTVNGSSSDIPTFEL; this is encoded by the exons ATGGCGGCAGCTGGGGGAAGCGTCTTTGCCTCTGGCTTTCCCCCGGGCATTCCCCGTCACTCCTATCCAGCTCCGAGAGCTCGCCGGCTGGCACTCATCAGCTCCACTCAACGACTATTTGCTGTTTCGACAGCTGAGCAGCTGCCCTCTGCTCCTACTTCTGTCCCGGGTCCGACTCCGACTACGGAAGGTGAGTTGGGTCAGAACAGGAGGCATTGGAAGGACAGGGAGCCCAATGGAAGCGCGGCAGCATCGCCGTTCATGGAGGATGAAGGATCAGAGTTAGAGGGGAAGAAGAGGTTGGAGGACTTCTTTGACCTCGCCAAGGATTTGATCAGATCAGCCGGTGGACTGCCGCGGTGGTTCTCTCCTCTGGAGTGCGCGTCTCGCATCAATAATTCTCCTCTGCTCCTCTATCTGCCCG GAATCGACGGTACTGGAGCTGGGCTCGCTTCGCAGCACAAGAAGCTCGGGAA GATTTTCGACGTTTGGTGCTTGCACATTCCAGTTATGGATCGAACACCATTTACAG ATCTTGTAAAATTGATCGAGAAGACAGTGAAATCAGAGAGCCACAATTCGCCGAATAGACCTATTTATCTTGTTGGAGAATCACTGGGAGCATGCCTCGCACTAGCTGTAGCAGCACGTAACCCCGACCTTGATCTCGTACTCATCTTGTCTAACCCAG CAACATCTTTCAATGCATCACAAGCACAATCTCTCGTACCTTTGCTGGAAATCATGCCGGATCAAGTCCAACTTACCCATCCTTACTTACTCAGTTTAATGAGAG GTGATCCTTTGAATACTCTGAGGGCCACTTCGGAGAAAGCACTCCCACCACAAGAAATGGTGGCGGAGCTGTCGAAGGACCTCTTAAACATGTCGGCTTTTATCTCT GTTCTTGCTGATATTCTACCCAAGGGAACATTTCTATGGAAGCTTCAGATGCTTAAGTCGGCTTCAGCATATACGAATTCACGCCTTCATGCAGTTAAAGCACAAACTCTATTGCTTATCAG TGAAAGGGATCAGCTGCTGCCAAGTCAAGCTGAAGCTTCACGGCTCTATCGTGCAGTGCCAGGATGTGAGATTCGTAGATATGAGGAGAATGGTCATTTCCTCTTCTTG GAAGATGGCAATGGCATTGACTTAGTAACTACAATCAAGGGTGCTACTTTCTACCGTCGCGGCAAGAGCCAGGATTACATATCAGATTACTTGCCACCAACCCATTCCGAGTTCATAAAGCTCTATGAATCAAGCAA ATGGTTTAATGACATGACCGCCCCTGTCATGCTGTCAACTCTGGAGGATGGGACAATCGTCAGAGGCCTCGCCGGGATCCCTTATGAGGGGCCAGTTCTCCTCGTGGGCTATCACATGTTACTAGGACTGGAAATCATCCCTTTGATGACTCAGTTTTTGATTGAGAGGAACATACATTTGCGTGGGATAGCGCATCCTATGTTGTTCCCCAAGTACAAGGAACATGGCAGCACCCTCAGCCCATTTTTTTACGATGCTTTCCACATTATGGGCGCTGTTCCTGTCTCAGGAGCGAACTTATTTAAACTTTTCTCGAGGAAGTCTCACGTCCTACTGTACCCTGGCGGCGCACGTGAAGCCCTTCATAGGAAG GGTGAAGAATACAAGTTATTTTGGCCGGAACAGGCTGAATTCGTCCGAATGGCAGCAAAATTTGGAGCCAAAATAGTACCCTTTGGGACTGTCGGAGAAGATGATATTGGCCAGGTCGTTCTTGATTATGAAGACCTCATGAAGATCCCATATTACAGGGATCAGATAAGGCGCAATACTGAGGGGAATGTAAAGCTGAG GACAACTGCCACGGGAGAGGTAGCAAACCAAGATATGCACCTTCCAGGAGTTATGCCGAAGATCCCGGGTCGGTTCTACTATCTCTTCGGTAAACCAATAGACACTGAAG GGAGGAAGCAGGAACTGAAGGACAGGAAGAAATCCCACGAATTGTACCTCGAAGTCAAGTCCGAGGTCGAGAGATGCATCGCCTACCTTCAAGATAAGAGAGAAGGCGACCCTTACCGAAGCATCTTCTCTAGACTTGTTTATCAGACTGTTAATGGCTCTTCATCCGATATTCCAACATTCGAGCTGTGA
- the LOC116196833 gene encoding acyltransferase-like protein At3g26840, chloroplastic isoform X2 — translation MAAAGGSVFASGFPPGIPRHSYPAPRARRLALISSTQRLFAVSTAEQLPSAPTSVPGPTPTTEGELGQNRRHWKDREPNGSAAASPFMEDEGSELEGKKRLEDFFDLAKDLIRSAGGLPRWFSPLECASRINNSPLLLYLPGIDGTGAGLASQHKKLGKIFDVWCLHIPVMDRTPFTDLVKLIEKTVKSESHNSPNRPIYLVGESLGACLALAVAARNPDLDLVLILSNPATSFNASQAQSLVPLLEIMPDQVQLTHPYLLSLMRGDPLNTLRATSEKALPPQEMVAELSKDLLNMSAFISVLADILPKGTFLWKLQMLKSASAYTNSRLHAVKAQTLLLISERDQLLPSQAEASRLYRAVPGCEIRRYEENGHFLFLVCLPALSLSLSENEDGNGIDLVTTIKGATFYRRGKSQDYISDYLPPTHSEFIKLYESSKWFNDMTAPVMLSTLEDGTIVRGLAGIPYEGPVLLVGYHMLLGLEIIPLMTQFLIERNIHLRGIAHPMLFPKYKEHGSTLSPFFYDAFHIMGAVPVSGANLFKLFSRKSHVLLYPGGAREALHRKGEEYKLFWPEQAEFVRMAAKFGAKIVPFGTVGEDDIGQVVLDYEDLMKIPYYRDQIRRNTEGNVKLRTTATGEVANQDMHLPGVMPKIPGRFYYLFGKPIDTEGRKQELKDRKKSHELYLEVKSEVERCIAYLQDKREGDPYRSIFSRLVYQTVNGSSSDIPTFEL, via the exons ATGGCGGCAGCTGGGGGAAGCGTCTTTGCCTCTGGCTTTCCCCCGGGCATTCCCCGTCACTCCTATCCAGCTCCGAGAGCTCGCCGGCTGGCACTCATCAGCTCCACTCAACGACTATTTGCTGTTTCGACAGCTGAGCAGCTGCCCTCTGCTCCTACTTCTGTCCCGGGTCCGACTCCGACTACGGAAGGTGAGTTGGGTCAGAACAGGAGGCATTGGAAGGACAGGGAGCCCAATGGAAGCGCGGCAGCATCGCCGTTCATGGAGGATGAAGGATCAGAGTTAGAGGGGAAGAAGAGGTTGGAGGACTTCTTTGACCTCGCCAAGGATTTGATCAGATCAGCCGGTGGACTGCCGCGGTGGTTCTCTCCTCTGGAGTGCGCGTCTCGCATCAATAATTCTCCTCTGCTCCTCTATCTGCCCG GAATCGACGGTACTGGAGCTGGGCTCGCTTCGCAGCACAAGAAGCTCGGGAA GATTTTCGACGTTTGGTGCTTGCACATTCCAGTTATGGATCGAACACCATTTACAG ATCTTGTAAAATTGATCGAGAAGACAGTGAAATCAGAGAGCCACAATTCGCCGAATAGACCTATTTATCTTGTTGGAGAATCACTGGGAGCATGCCTCGCACTAGCTGTAGCAGCACGTAACCCCGACCTTGATCTCGTACTCATCTTGTCTAACCCAG CAACATCTTTCAATGCATCACAAGCACAATCTCTCGTACCTTTGCTGGAAATCATGCCGGATCAAGTCCAACTTACCCATCCTTACTTACTCAGTTTAATGAGAG GTGATCCTTTGAATACTCTGAGGGCCACTTCGGAGAAAGCACTCCCACCACAAGAAATGGTGGCGGAGCTGTCGAAGGACCTCTTAAACATGTCGGCTTTTATCTCT GTTCTTGCTGATATTCTACCCAAGGGAACATTTCTATGGAAGCTTCAGATGCTTAAGTCGGCTTCAGCATATACGAATTCACGCCTTCATGCAGTTAAAGCACAAACTCTATTGCTTATCAG TGAAAGGGATCAGCTGCTGCCAAGTCAAGCTGAAGCTTCACGGCTCTATCGTGCAGTGCCAGGATGTGAGATTCGTAGATATGAGGAGAATGGTCATTTCCTCTTCTTGGTCTGTCTtcctgctctctctctctctctctcagaaaAC GAAGATGGCAATGGCATTGACTTAGTAACTACAATCAAGGGTGCTACTTTCTACCGTCGCGGCAAGAGCCAGGATTACATATCAGATTACTTGCCACCAACCCATTCCGAGTTCATAAAGCTCTATGAATCAAGCAA ATGGTTTAATGACATGACCGCCCCTGTCATGCTGTCAACTCTGGAGGATGGGACAATCGTCAGAGGCCTCGCCGGGATCCCTTATGAGGGGCCAGTTCTCCTCGTGGGCTATCACATGTTACTAGGACTGGAAATCATCCCTTTGATGACTCAGTTTTTGATTGAGAGGAACATACATTTGCGTGGGATAGCGCATCCTATGTTGTTCCCCAAGTACAAGGAACATGGCAGCACCCTCAGCCCATTTTTTTACGATGCTTTCCACATTATGGGCGCTGTTCCTGTCTCAGGAGCGAACTTATTTAAACTTTTCTCGAGGAAGTCTCACGTCCTACTGTACCCTGGCGGCGCACGTGAAGCCCTTCATAGGAAG GGTGAAGAATACAAGTTATTTTGGCCGGAACAGGCTGAATTCGTCCGAATGGCAGCAAAATTTGGAGCCAAAATAGTACCCTTTGGGACTGTCGGAGAAGATGATATTGGCCAGGTCGTTCTTGATTATGAAGACCTCATGAAGATCCCATATTACAGGGATCAGATAAGGCGCAATACTGAGGGGAATGTAAAGCTGAG GACAACTGCCACGGGAGAGGTAGCAAACCAAGATATGCACCTTCCAGGAGTTATGCCGAAGATCCCGGGTCGGTTCTACTATCTCTTCGGTAAACCAATAGACACTGAAG GGAGGAAGCAGGAACTGAAGGACAGGAAGAAATCCCACGAATTGTACCTCGAAGTCAAGTCCGAGGTCGAGAGATGCATCGCCTACCTTCAAGATAAGAGAGAAGGCGACCCTTACCGAAGCATCTTCTCTAGACTTGTTTATCAGACTGTTAATGGCTCTTCATCCGATATTCCAACATTCGAGCTGTGA
- the LOC116196833 gene encoding acyltransferase-like protein At3g26840, chloroplastic isoform X3, with the protein MAAAGGSVFASGFPPGIPRHSYPAPRARRLALISSTQRLFAVSTAEQLPSAPTSVPGPTPTTEGELGQNRRHWKDREPNGSAAASPFMEDEGSELEGKKRLEDFFDLAKDLIRSAGGLPRWFSPLECASRINNSPLLLYLPGIDGTGAGLASQHKKLGKIFDVWCLHIPVMDRTPFTDLVKLIEKTVKSESHNSPNRPIYLVGESLGACLALAVAARNPDLDLVLILSNPATSFNASQAQSLVPLLEIMPDQVQLTHPYLLSLMRGDPLNTLRATSEKALPPQEMVAELSKDLLNMSAFISVLADILPKGTFLWKLQMLKSASAYTNSRLHAVKAQTLLLISERDQLLPSQAEASRLYRAVPGCEIRRYEENGHFLFLQEDGNGIDLVTTIKGATFYRRGKSQDYISDYLPPTHSEFIKLYESSKWFNDMTAPVMLSTLEDGTIVRGLAGIPYEGPVLLVGYHMLLGLEIIPLMTQFLIERNIHLRGIAHPMLFPKYKEHGSTLSPFFYDAFHIMGAVPVSGANLFKLFSRKSHVLLYPGGAREALHRKGEEYKLFWPEQAEFVRMAAKFGAKIVPFGTVGEDDIGQVVLDYEDLMKIPYYRDQIRRNTEGNVKLRTTATGEVANQDMHLPGVMPKIPGRFYYLFGKPIDTEGRKQELKDRKKSHELYLEVKSEVERCIAYLQDKREGDPYRSIFSRLVYQTVNGSSSDIPTFEL; encoded by the exons ATGGCGGCAGCTGGGGGAAGCGTCTTTGCCTCTGGCTTTCCCCCGGGCATTCCCCGTCACTCCTATCCAGCTCCGAGAGCTCGCCGGCTGGCACTCATCAGCTCCACTCAACGACTATTTGCTGTTTCGACAGCTGAGCAGCTGCCCTCTGCTCCTACTTCTGTCCCGGGTCCGACTCCGACTACGGAAGGTGAGTTGGGTCAGAACAGGAGGCATTGGAAGGACAGGGAGCCCAATGGAAGCGCGGCAGCATCGCCGTTCATGGAGGATGAAGGATCAGAGTTAGAGGGGAAGAAGAGGTTGGAGGACTTCTTTGACCTCGCCAAGGATTTGATCAGATCAGCCGGTGGACTGCCGCGGTGGTTCTCTCCTCTGGAGTGCGCGTCTCGCATCAATAATTCTCCTCTGCTCCTCTATCTGCCCG GAATCGACGGTACTGGAGCTGGGCTCGCTTCGCAGCACAAGAAGCTCGGGAA GATTTTCGACGTTTGGTGCTTGCACATTCCAGTTATGGATCGAACACCATTTACAG ATCTTGTAAAATTGATCGAGAAGACAGTGAAATCAGAGAGCCACAATTCGCCGAATAGACCTATTTATCTTGTTGGAGAATCACTGGGAGCATGCCTCGCACTAGCTGTAGCAGCACGTAACCCCGACCTTGATCTCGTACTCATCTTGTCTAACCCAG CAACATCTTTCAATGCATCACAAGCACAATCTCTCGTACCTTTGCTGGAAATCATGCCGGATCAAGTCCAACTTACCCATCCTTACTTACTCAGTTTAATGAGAG GTGATCCTTTGAATACTCTGAGGGCCACTTCGGAGAAAGCACTCCCACCACAAGAAATGGTGGCGGAGCTGTCGAAGGACCTCTTAAACATGTCGGCTTTTATCTCT GTTCTTGCTGATATTCTACCCAAGGGAACATTTCTATGGAAGCTTCAGATGCTTAAGTCGGCTTCAGCATATACGAATTCACGCCTTCATGCAGTTAAAGCACAAACTCTATTGCTTATCAG TGAAAGGGATCAGCTGCTGCCAAGTCAAGCTGAAGCTTCACGGCTCTATCGTGCAGTGCCAGGATGTGAGATTCGTAGATATGAGGAGAATGGTCATTTCCTCTTCTTG CAGGAAGATGGCAATGGCATTGACTTAGTAACTACAATCAAGGGTGCTACTTTCTACCGTCGCGGCAAGAGCCAGGATTACATATCAGATTACTTGCCACCAACCCATTCCGAGTTCATAAAGCTCTATGAATCAAGCAA ATGGTTTAATGACATGACCGCCCCTGTCATGCTGTCAACTCTGGAGGATGGGACAATCGTCAGAGGCCTCGCCGGGATCCCTTATGAGGGGCCAGTTCTCCTCGTGGGCTATCACATGTTACTAGGACTGGAAATCATCCCTTTGATGACTCAGTTTTTGATTGAGAGGAACATACATTTGCGTGGGATAGCGCATCCTATGTTGTTCCCCAAGTACAAGGAACATGGCAGCACCCTCAGCCCATTTTTTTACGATGCTTTCCACATTATGGGCGCTGTTCCTGTCTCAGGAGCGAACTTATTTAAACTTTTCTCGAGGAAGTCTCACGTCCTACTGTACCCTGGCGGCGCACGTGAAGCCCTTCATAGGAAG GGTGAAGAATACAAGTTATTTTGGCCGGAACAGGCTGAATTCGTCCGAATGGCAGCAAAATTTGGAGCCAAAATAGTACCCTTTGGGACTGTCGGAGAAGATGATATTGGCCAGGTCGTTCTTGATTATGAAGACCTCATGAAGATCCCATATTACAGGGATCAGATAAGGCGCAATACTGAGGGGAATGTAAAGCTGAG GACAACTGCCACGGGAGAGGTAGCAAACCAAGATATGCACCTTCCAGGAGTTATGCCGAAGATCCCGGGTCGGTTCTACTATCTCTTCGGTAAACCAATAGACACTGAAG GGAGGAAGCAGGAACTGAAGGACAGGAAGAAATCCCACGAATTGTACCTCGAAGTCAAGTCCGAGGTCGAGAGATGCATCGCCTACCTTCAAGATAAGAGAGAAGGCGACCCTTACCGAAGCATCTTCTCTAGACTTGTTTATCAGACTGTTAATGGCTCTTCATCCGATATTCCAACATTCGAGCTGTGA